From one Malus sylvestris chromosome 1, drMalSylv7.2, whole genome shotgun sequence genomic stretch:
- the LOC126619923 gene encoding aquaporin PIP1-1, translating into MEGKEEDVKLGANKFAERQPIGTSAQTDKDYKEPPPAPLFEPGELKSWSFWRAGIAEFMATFLFLYITVLTVMGVSRAPNKCASVGVQGIAWAFGGTIFALVYCTAGVSGGHINPAVTFGLFLARKLSLTRSVFYIIMQSLGAMAGAGVVKGFQPKQYELLGGGANAVNHGYTKGDGLGAEIVGTFVLVYTVFSATDAKRNARDSHVPILAPLPIGFAVFLVHLATIPITGTGINPARSLGAAIIYNKGHAWDDHWIFWVGPFIGAALAALYHQIVIRAIPFKARD; encoded by the exons ATGGAGGGTAAAGAAGAAGATGTGAAGCTGGGAGCCAACAAATTCGCAGAGAGGCAGCCCATAGGGACCTCAGCACAGACAGACAAGGACTACAAGGAGCCACCGCCGGCGCCGCTGTTCGAGCCCGGCGAGCTCAAGTCCTGGTCTTTCTGGAGGGCTGGGATTGCTGAGTTCATGGCCACCTTTCTCTTCCTCTACATCACTGTCCTCACTGTCATGGGGGTTTCTAGGGCACCCAACAAGTGTGCCTCTGTGGGTGTTCAGGGCATTGCCTGGGCCTTTGGTGGTACCATCTTTGCCCTTGTTTATTGTACTGCTGGTGTCTCAG GTGGTCACATAAATCCAGCTGTGACATTTGGTCTCTTCCTAGCAAGGAAGCTCTCCCTGACCAGATCCGTGTTCTACATCATCATGCAAAGCCTTGGGGCAATGGCTGGTGCCGGGGTGGTGAAGGGGTTCCAACCGAAGCAGTATGAGTTGCTCGGCGGTGGAGCTAATGCGGTGAACCATGGCTATACCAAGGGTGACGGCCTAGGCGCTGAGATTGTTGGCACTTTTGTTCTTGTGTACACTGTTTTCTCTGCCACTGATGCCAAGAGAAATGCCAGAGACTCTCATGTCCCT ATCTTGGCTCCACTCCCCATTGGGTTTGCTGTATTTTTGGTGCATTTGGCAACCATCCCCATCACCGGAACTGGCATCAACCCTGCTAGGAGTCTCGGAGCTGCCATCATCTACAACAAGGGCCATGCATGGGATGATCAT TGGATCTTCTGGGTCGGACCATTCATCGGAGCTGCACTTGCTGCACTCTACCATCAGATAGTCATCAGAGCCATCCCATTCAAGGCCAGGGATTGA